Below is a window of Leishmania major strain Friedlin complete genome, chromosome 29 DNA.
CAAGGATGGTGAGCTTTGTTCTTTTGTGGAGTGTCGTGCTGGGTTGATGGCGACACAACGACCAAAGTGTGATTCACGTATGTCGCTCATGCAAAGAGAGCGGAGGTAAAGATGCGATGATCATCCTCTTTTTGCTTACATTAGACCTCAACATTTCTCATTCATACAtgtctttttttctttgtctgcgcgcgtgtgtgcgtgtgtggttgCATATGTGTACTTCTCTCCCTTGGTTTCTCTTTTGCTTTTGCGTGGTCTACTTCTTtatctccctcccccacctaCTTTCGTCCCTCGTGCTTTGTGTGGTTAACTTTACATGGTTGAAGGCGAAACGCCGTTCTGTTCTCACCCGGGAATACGTATGCACAAGGGACACAGAAAGCGTCCGCACGGAAAAAGGCTTATATATGATTCATTGACGTCatctcttttcctttctccTGTGAAGATTAATAGTTATGGAGCTTGCCATGCTTTGCTCCTTTTTTGTGGATTAGCTGCatctgtgtgtatgcatgATTGCGCGCTTGTGTTTGTGGATGCATCTCCATGCATTTTCTTGCGATTATCGTCTTGTAGATCGCTCTCTTTTGTGAATTGCGTTTCTCTGTTTTCTCCGGTGTTTCCATCGTTTTTTTTCCCTGTGCGATCCTTGTCCTCCTTAACGTTTCGTTGGAGCTGcatccttctcctcccccgcaAAAAAGAAAGCATAGAGATCGCTATCAAAGCAGCAACACAAGCAACAATCAAACAAAGCAGAAAGCACtcagtttttttttgtcttgaCAAGCAACGCTCGACTACGTGTGACTGCTCTGGGTGCATTTTCACCTTCTTTTCCTGTGCTCTTTCGTGCAACTCTGAATCACGCGTCTGCTCATGGATGTCGGTCAATGTTCCGTATCTTGCACGTCTCTGTGCATTATCAGGCGCACACAGCTTCATCGAGACGTCTCCGTGTGAGTATGGGTTTGCTGATAGTTGTAAGCTCGCATCTATGTTCAAGTGCTAGGGGTGTGTTttggtggcggaggcgatgtAAGAAAACGGGATGACGGACATCGTTTCTGTGTCATGGCCCCTTTTCTCCCCCTTTGCTGTACCTTAGCAGCGGTCTGGTGACAGCTCGTTTTTGCGTGAGTGATTACACTTTCCTGAAACGAACGCACATTTCCCCGTTCTTCGCGtaatctctctctctcttcaaGCAAAGAAACTAAACGGACCTCTCCACAGTCCACAACGAaacatacgcacatacacgttAACGCACAAGAGCTCGCTTCGTAAAGAAACTGCTTTGCTTTGGGTCGTATCTGCATTCTCTTCgcgccgctcgcgcagcatcgtGGATGTCCGCACAGGCAGAGTGAAGGGAGAAACTAGGCCCCAGGCCAAAGCCTCGGCGTTGGTTTGGAACTCGAATCGATATCTTGCTTCTCTCCTATTCacgcttcctcctccttggcTCCAACACAGAGCGCGATCGGGACGACAGTGTTGTGTACTGGTGAGCAGAGGAGGAATAGCGTGCCACTTTGTGTGAGGGCGGCGCCGAAGATCACCCAACAGTGACTGAAGAAACGAAGCGAACATGCAAACGGTGAAAAAAAAGCATGAACGCATTCCACACACGGCAAACGCGGTAGAGTCCGTTTagcgagcacacacacgaaaaaaaaaagcgaaggAAGAAATACCGTTTAAGACGAAAAAATCACGTCAGGTCTTGAGTACAGGAGTCATCCTCTCCTTGCGTCGTTAGCCTATTGTTTTGAAGTGCAGACAATGGTCATCGACTTGTCCtctgccttttttttcgtatCATTCATGCCCTTCAGTccccttttcgttttgtttgttctctgcgtttttttgtttttcttttgtgttgCTGTGCTCCCTTTTCATTTGAAATACTTTGATCACACAGCATGCCAAGCAATAAGAACGACAAGGTAGCGTCCTGCCTCACTCTTCCGCCAGGAAGCCACACGAAAAAGAGTCCAGACAAAACGATGAGGTCTGCACTAATTTTGGTTCCCGCGGTTCTTCCTCGAAGGAAacggaaaaggaaaaaaaaacggtcAATAACGAAGAGGTTCTTTTTTCGCAGTGAACGAAAAGgaaacgagaaaaaaaaaagatacACCACGAAAAATCTTTTGCTgattatatatatatatatactaccttttcttttccttttcgcaGTTCTGTACGCCATTCCGTTGTGTTCGTTGTTGCTTTTGCAGTAACCGCAGAGCTTCTCTTGTCTTTCCACggatacatatatatatatacatatatatatatatatgagtCGCCTTGTCTAATGTGAGAGATGGAGGTCCTtgaacgaaaagaaaagtAACAACACGCACACTCCCCGGTACTTTCTCGTCGTGGAGAGGTCATGAGTACTCAGACCCTTCCCTCACTCAGTGCGggagggtggcggtggtgatgatAGTGGGAGGAAGGGCGCCCTACTGGCCACTTGCCGGAAGGCTTCCTTTCGCCATCCTTAACGCCCCTCATGCAGCAGAGACGGTGCGAAAGGCGGGCAGGGTGAAACAACACATTGTCGTGCTCACGTGAGGCTAGTACGGCGAGGTGACCTTTCCGCTTGTGGACGGGTCGAGAGCTTGAAAGATGAACGACACGTGCATACGACATGTTCAGTTGGGCTTCGTGTTTCTCCGCTTGGAGCACCACTCCGCTAATGCAGCCGTCTCTCCTTCATGCCCTGCGTCGGCGCTCAAATACTTTTACACGTCCTCCCTACTCTGTTTGTTTTCTTCCGCTACTtcctcgctcctcctcgtgaATCGTTCGCTTTTTCACTGATCATGAAAGCACTAGAGCCACCACAGAAGGCATGCACGGGTCAACCTACGTGCACTATTCATGTCCAACTCCAATGCTGGTATACTAAAGGATGTTATAGGGCGGTCTTGCCCGTGGTGGATTTCTCGCCTTCTTGCAGAAACAAGGGTGACAGAGAGCACCCTCAAGCTACTGACCACGTCGGCCCAGAGGCTTCAGCTATGCGGCCGACTCTCTCGAAATGGCGGGAACCGAGCTCTATTTAGCCCTCTCCATATTCCGCACTTACATGCCTCTACGTCAATCGCGGAAGCTCAGGTGATTATGACGCATGGGAGGCGGCTAAGGATGGTTTCTCGAAACAATGGCGATGTGAAAGTGCATGTCGACCTCTCCGACTTTCTCTCGTGCAGCGGGACTTGTCTGACCGAGGTCGAAGAAGAAGTGGAGCGACTCGCCGAACTCACGGGGAGGAACTCGTACACCTCTCCATTCTGGTTAACGCAACCGCAGTTAGAGAGCCACTTTCGGAACGCTCTTGCTGGGCACTCTACAGGTTGCCCGCATGCGTACTCGGCGCATGACTGCGAGGTGTATGAAAACCCGAACATGTTTGTAGAGCTCAGTTGcgggacggcgacgacggcgcgctACGCCAATCTGGGCGAGTTTCGAATACACCCGTATCTCCAGCTCTCGTTGATATCGTGCATATCTTTTTTACGCGTATTTTCGCCCATTAACGTGCAAACTCGACGCGCCTTCGACGCGTGTGTGGAGTGGCGCCTGCGATGGGAGTGTCAGCAAAGTGGGTGCTGGTGCAGTGTATGGGGTACCGTGCAGGACTACGCGAGCTGCGGATTTGCGACCCTTGACGGCGCCATTGGTGTCGACGTGTTCGACGCCCTTGGGAAtcctctctttctcatcCACGCCCTATGCACGACTGCGCCACTGGACGTTTACTCCAGGTGTTATCCCTACGATAGTATTGTCACCAGCGCCGACACCTTTTGAtccctttgtgtgtgtgtgtgtgtttgtgctctTCATCCTGCTTAACTCTTTTctgctctgctgctctgcaACTACACTCTGCCGTGTttcagaaaaaaaaacagggGAACATCATCAATGGATAAGAGGGATCATGAACGCTGTGGAAGAGGCAATGAACAGATTTCGAGAAGGTTCGAAAGCCCACCTCGCGGATTCACTTGTACGCAAGCAAATACGACCACCGAGCAGTTTTCTTGCGTGGCTCGCCACTCATGGCGTACCGAgttgctctctcttcttgcTGTCTCGTCAGCTGTTCTGCTGCGTACGCCGCGTCTAATGTCAGCGTGCCCCGTCTCTGTGTTGAGTCTTTCGTCGTCCGTTGTCGGGCTCCTCCTCTTTACGTTTGTGCGCCACCAACGGCATGAAACGCAGAAGCGATGCAAACAATGGCAAAACCAGCAACATCCGACCCTGAGAGAGGCTTCTCTGACGACGGTTACAGCGCCTTTCGTCGCCTACTGCTCATTGAGCTATCCGTCttgcggcgccgctacgGACTCCTCTCCGAGGACCATCACgatggcgctggcgggcACGCCCTGCccacctctgccgctgtccgcggtgccgcacctTTTTCTGCTTTCCAGACTTCCTCCGTGGATGAAGAGACTGGCGTCCTCTGTCAGAGCGACCGCGACGCGATCGAGGCGCTTTTTCACTCCATCGACGATTTCACGCGTGAGTTCAATGAGGGCAAAGGCGAGGTGGAGCGCGAGGACATTGTCTCCAGGATTATGCGCGATATAGTATAGGGAGTGACCtcttgcagcgccgcctgctgtcGCGTGTCACGTGGAAGGACACACTCAAGTCAACAACAAGTAGCCGAAGAAACGGGCTTTTCCGGTGTCTGCGTGCTCTACTCGCCGGTGGCCGCCTCCGACCACTTGTGCGTCATGTATGGCGTATCCGCGCCACCCCGTGTGGGAGTGCTTCCCGCGTTCTGCGTGTCTCAAGGGCGATGTCGAGCGCAGAGACGCGTGTTCTCATGGGGAAGTGTGccccgccgccctctcctttcctcttcCACGGACTGGCTCTCATGTTGCTGCCATTCGTACGTCTCTCCATGTGATGTGctttctttccctttttttttgttgcaACTACACCTGCATGACTACGCCCGCTTCTTTCACACCTACTCGTTGCCTCAACTCGCCGACCTCGGTGAtgcactcctcctcctcgcacgcCGCGAAATGCGTTCATTTCACCGTTCCTACCccaaaaacacacacacacacacacacacacggcagcATTGTATCCAAACATGACTGCACCGAGGAACAAGATCCACCGCATCGGCAAGCGGAAGGGTGCGACCCTGAAAGACGTCAGCGCCTGGCGCTGGATcaagacggcggcgcgccacTTCAAACAGGAGGGCAAGATCTTCGTGCCGAACTGCACCGAGATCATGAAGAGCTCTCACGGCCGCGAGCGCGCGCCGCAGAACCCGGACTGGTACTAcatccgctgcgccgccgtcctgCGCGCCATCTACCTGCGCCCTGGCGTGGGCTACGGTGGCCTCAGCAAGCGCTTCGGTAACAAGAAGAACTACGGCAGCCGCCCTGAGCACACCGTGACCTCCTCTACCGGTCCCCTCCACTGGGCCTGCAAGTCGCTGACGAAGCTCGGCCTCGTGGAGCCTGGTGCGCAGTCTGGTCAGCGCCTGACCCGCAAGGGCCATAAGTTCGCTGACTCCCTGGCCTTCCAGGTTCAGATCCGCAAATTTGGCCAATCTAAGGCGTAAACCCGTGCCAGCATGTTTGCTTGCTTTGcgtttcattttttttttcatttgCTAGTGAGGGATTCTCATGCGCGTCTATATATATTTCATAAAGAAAGCAAAAGACAGACAATGAGAGGGCACATCTGTGATCTTTCTGCACCGTTTAtggcgcgtgtctgtgcctgtCTGCGAAGCCGTGTGTATGTCACGCTTCTCAGACACACGGCTTCGCAGACAGCAGATGGCGAATGCcttttctccttctccgtgtTCCTCTCTCGCCTGCTGGACAGTGGGACGCGCATCGTGTTGTCCTTCTCACCTCTGCTTGATAGGGCCACAAGTGGCCAggaaggcggagggggaggggccgtGAAGGTGAGGGAGCCTGTTTGACGGGGGCGCGGCGCGTCGCGTTGATGAGATGATGTGATATTTTGATTGGGCCGACTCTATCCCATCGTCGGTGCCCCAAACAGCTcaccttttttttgccgCCATTGTTGCCACTGCTCACATTCCTTCCCTCCGTTTCTCTCTGTTTGAAGGTGTCGTCGTCACACATGCGCTCCACTCTTGCCGGTGAGTCTGTTGGACAGCGTTCACCGAGTGAAAAACGCGTTTGCGAGCCATTTTATGAGGGATACTAGGCGTGATGCCACATCTCCGTACACTTTTTCGGGCAACCGCGATTGGGGTTGTCGCGAGTGCGCTTGCCTCCGCCCACTATGCGCAGCGAGCCCCAGCATTAGCTTCTTCCGTCTTCGAGGGACCGGACGCCGGCACGGCGGACGCTGTTGCCAGCATGCGACTCCAGGATCAGGCCATACCGTGGGAGATGGAATGCGACGACTTTCGCCACGGCTACCAGACAAAcacagtgcagctgcagattCTCCGACTGTGCGCCGAATACGCGGCTTCGAGCGGTGAGAAGTCACCTGTGATACGCATCGTCGGATTCTTTCCCGGGGTTCCGAGTAAAACCGTGTACGAGCATCTCACAAATgtgacgctgcggcgcgggtgGGACTGTAACTACACCAATTTTGAGCAGTTTTCTGGAGAATGCCCTTCTACACTGGCCGAAGTCGATCCGTTGCGGCGccccctcgccgccgtggcgaaAATGCGCCCCTGCTGCTCTGGCGATGTGTGCACCCTTGTCCCAGATGTGGCGGGCGTCGTGCTCGACGACCATGGCTGGTTCACGCACCGTGTCGGTGGCCCATTGCTACGCCGCTTCGGCCTGGCGGACCGGCTGTTTCAGTACGAGCGTCTAAGCTACGCGTACTGCTTCGCCGAAAGCGCTGCAGTCATGTCCAAGGACGCTACCACTGCTAGTAAAATGTACGACGTGCTGTATAGCGGGTCCAAACGCACGCGTGAGGTGGCTTCGACAGCTGCGCCATCGCTTCGTGCATGGCTTCAGGCAAATCGAGAGGCTGTGCCATGTGCAGAGGTAGACATGAACTTCCAACATATCCTGCTTCTTCCGATTGCCGATGCAGAAGCGCAGCTGTTTCGCAACTCAGACCAGCTTCGCTCGCTGTGTACCATGGGAAGCATGTTCGACATGACGAGCACCAAGCTCGTTTACAATGTATGGAAGGATACACAGCAGCGTGTGCTGGATGGCACAGTGTCGTCACCGGGCACTCTTCTCGTCATGAGTTCTGCAAACAATGTTGGTAtaccagcgctgctgccgcggtgggCACAGAAAACAATTTTGTCGACGATGTCACATAAGGCTTACGGCTCCCTACTAAAGGCTTGCCGGGAGCACACCAGTCACGAGGACTCTGTTTGAGCGCCGGAGTAGGAGACGGCGACGTGTGAGCATAGTTCCGTATTTTCTTCCACAACGTGTACATCAGCAACAGACAGGGAATCTCTCGTTAGGAGTAGCGGGCGCCGGTAGGTGCGCGCAGTACAGCAAGCACATCTCTGTTGGATGGCCTTCACGCTTGCCCACCTTCCTCCTTCACGCCCACGAACTGTGGTGTTTAACGAAGTGAAAAGAAagacgaaaagaagaagcgcccGCCCCACATCTTTGGGGTGTGCAGGGGTGTTCGTCTCCCGGTGATGTGCTGCCCTCCGATTGCCCTACCTCCTCTCATTCCGCTCCTTGTGCCGCCTCCCTGAActctttctcctctttcATCGATTTCCAAGCTGTTTTTCGCCTCCTCTACGTTTTGGATCTTTGTGCGCGCCACTCATTCTCTATCCGCGACGCGGTTTTCTACGCAGAAGATGTGGTACGTTCTGCCATGCATCTTTAGCGAATAGACGTCCTCCGCAACTCTGCTCGCCTGTTCCACTCGCCTTCTTGTCGatctttgtttttttttttcgtcttgTCTTCCCCCCGAGTGATGCGTGATGGTCGCTGCGCATTTCAGTGTACCCGCATCACATGGGccttctttctttttcgtttcttctCCATTGTAAGTCCTcgcgctcgtgtgtgtgtgtgtgtgtgtgtgtgtgtgtgtgtcttcccTGCCGGCAATACGTCTCGCCGCGCCTTTGCTTCTCTTGTTCTATCCTTCCTTCGTTTCAAACGTTTGAAACAATATTCTGATGCCAGATGCAGCGTTTGTGCGCGACGTCGTGGAGCATGGATGTTTAGCATGCCCACATGAACGTGGTATTTTGTTGTGCGTACACCTTGACGCCCGTGCTCAAGGCTATGGAAGGCCACGACTGTGGAAATGCCGGCACCAGGGCTGATTCGCAGTCCTGTGCGGTAAGGTGTCCCAATGCGGATCGAGGATACCGTGCAGAAATCAGAAGCTGTGTTGTGTGAGCGGTCGCAGCCGGCGATGGAAGCTGCGAGGCGGCCCTGCACTCCCTGCAGCGACGTTGGAGAAGACCTGCCCCGCTCGGTCGCAGGTTCCCGTTGCTCTTTTGGCGCTTTGAATGGGACGCCTCTTGGAGGTGgaagagcagctgctcgctaCCACGAAGGGCAAGATCGCTTCTCCGGCCCGCGTGAGGCAGCCGCTTGCCCGAGTGTCAGGAGCTGTTTCTGTGTAGCGACCGTGTCGACTTGGCCCGTCAGGAGAGCAAGCAGCACATCCCTTTTCTCACTATCGCGGACGTTGAGTTCCGGGAGACGAAAATGCCGCCCTGGTTTTGCGCGGTGCAGATACTGCGTCTCCTCATCATTTGTCACACAGCCGTCACGTGGCTGGGGCACGCCTTTTGCCCGCATGAAAGGTGGTCGGGAAAGGGCTGGGGTAGGGGGACTGGGAATGGGGAGGCGCGACAAGCCTGGCGAAATTTCcgcctgcaccgcagcgTTGCAGCTAAGGGTATTTCGTGCCTGCTACAGCGGTGCCCGGGATCTCTCCACTGTTTGTGGCGGCCCGGTCCTGGAGGTGGTCCACCTTCGTAGCTGCCGCTGGGTGAAGAACCTATCGACACTGGATAGAGAGCTGCTCGGCTGCTCATGGCGGCCTTTGATGGCGCCTCCATTCTCTACACGAGCCGGGCTCTGGCGGCAGTGCACCTGTGCCACTGAGACGCTGGTAAGCTGGATTCGGCCTCTGCTCGGCTCGGAGCGCCTGCGAGAAGTCTTTTTATCTGGACTTCATcatcgacggcggcgcctgtacacccaccaccagcagGGGAATGAAGATGGCCGACTTCGCCATCTGCCCACAGCTGGTCGATTTCTCCCTGCCTGGCGGCTCCCCGCGACTCATTCCCGCCGATCTCGCCTGGCCATCAAGTGAGAAGCATTGGGTTTCAACGCTGCACCAGCTACGTTTCGCGTTCGTTATCTTGAGCTTCTTCCGCAAAGTCGAGGGGGCCGACCGTCTGCGTCATTGCCAGCACCGGTAAACTGTGAATTCGCAACCGACGAAGGTGGGCGACATCTCTCACCTATGCGCGAACCACCATGCTGAAGGTGCTGgactgtcgctgctgcagcgctgtgACGGACCTCTCGCACTTTGCGCGAAGCGAAGAGGTGGCGGTAGCGTGTCTCCGCGGCCGCGACGAAACTGCGGTGGGACCGCTAGAGTCCCTCGCCGGCATGAGGGCCTCGGAAGTGCCACGTGCTCTCGCACAAAACTCCCCGTTAGCGTGCAACCGCTTTCcgtttgccccccccccacacacacacatacacacacacacacacaaagaccGCGGCAACGCCGTATGTGTGCCACTCACCACCACAGGAAACAGGCGCTACCTCCGTCCAACGGATCCTACATGTCGAGAGGTGGTAACTCGTGCGCCTCCGCATTCGAAATGCAGTTCAAAGTACGTCTTCCTCATGACCGGTACATCTATCTCCACGCGTTGGTCATTTGAGTACTCTTCTCATGTGTGTTTTCCCTCAAGTGTCGACCGCTCTTCTCCACCCTCTGCCTTCTGGttctctgttttttttttcctttccaCCCCAAGACTGTGTCGTGCGCGTACTGATTCGTGCggtatgtgtctgtgtgtgtgtgtgtgtgtgtgtgtgtgtgtgtgtgtgtgtgtgtgtgtgtgcatgcccTGTACGTACGTACCGCTGGTGACgctcgctttttttttctcgtctCCTCTCCCCGGCCACTTACATTTTTTTGTATAGTTCTTCACTTCCGCGCGGTGCACCGACCCCCGTCTCCATGTTAGCAGTCGAATGCCGGGGTCATGCTGAATACCATTTTTCTCCACTTCTTTTCCTGGCGACcagccgtgtgtgtgtcggtcgGTCTGTGTAggcctctcttctcccccccccctactGTAAACTGTGCCTGAAACAgacccctctctcttcgtttcTCGCCAAAGAGGAGACAATGtgaaacgaaaagaaagcagACGGTGCTGTTCAGCTTCTCGAGTTGTGCTCACGAGTAGAGGCGTTGTCGTAGAGCGGGGCGGCCACGTAGCCGGCTGGTGCTTTGTTTTGTGAGTAGGGGCGCCTGCGGACCATCTGCGCTCCTGTGACTTCGCCTCTACCGAGGCGCGCCGTCACCCGGATCGACTCTGCTCTCTTTCATACGTGAGTGTCACGAGGGTTCAAATCCACTACAGAGATTGGACTCCATtacactttttttttttgttgtaCCCTTTTGCCCTTGATTTCTACGCGATCGTTGCCTATTCATTTTTTTCTCTACAAGAGGTGTGCGGGGTACGGCctgcttttccttttctgCTCTTTTATGCTGGATCTTTTTGTGGCTGCTACCTTTGTACGCATTTCGCTCCTTCCTCCCACTGGTGGAGGTCTGGCTCGGAGCGATGACGCGCTGGCAGGGGCTGGCAATCACTTCACAGGTTCGGACAATGGGCAGCGTATTTTCTGGTCTCGCCGCGCACGTCGGGAGAGGTCGACGGTTGCTTGCGTCGCTTTGGCGGCATCCCTGTGATCCTCCTCGTGCACCGCACGTGCTCCGCGTGTCGTGAATCCCTCACCGGTGCGTAGGAGGCCGTCGCAAATTCCTTACGGGAgacaccctctcctccgAGTCTCTTTCCCCCTCTTATGTGTTCTCTTGTGTGTCTTTGGCGCTGCACTGACGACTTCCGATAGTTTCGAGTACCGCAGCGTTTGTGTGCCTGCTCTCCATTTCCTTGTCGGCTATACGTATATCGAGAGATGTAGAAGAGGACGCGTATCGCTCGATGCCGCAACAACACGCCATCAGGAATCGCTTCTTGGACCGCACAGTTTCCTCGGTTCCAGACGCACAGCTCCCACGCATGCACGACTGCGGCGGTTTCTTTTCTTTTATTTCAGCGCGAAGACGACAGGCGAAACTTGAGCACGAGATACGAgtcctctttctctcttgcgGGGGacaggaggcggcggtggtggtagtggggGAGCAACAAAAGAATTCGTCTTTCTGGAAGCAGTGCAATAGCACAGCGGCCGCGTGGGGCCCAGGGTGAGGTAGATACACGCGGCGTGTCGTGGGCGTCTAAACATGCGTGAAAACGCTTGTCTGCTGTTCTCAACACCTGTCTCTCTATATACCTTTCGCAGCGACGAAAAATCGCTTGCTCGCTTTCTTCTGCGTCTTCAGGGGCAACTCTCCTCCTATTCTTGCGCGCTCACTCGAGTTGTAAACGGTTTCTCGTGTTGCAAGGCTTGTCTACGATGCCTATTGCGCTTTGCCAGCACCGGTGAGATGGACCACGTTACTGATGCTGTGCAGCATGCGCATCAAAGTTTACTCCTTACTGAAGATTACAGGATTAGTGGCAGCAAAGGGTTCCGCCTGCTCGCCGCATTCTCGTACGATCCAttggcgctggcgctgtgctctctctctggtaGAGCTTCCTTTACAGTGGCTGCGGTGTCGCCTAGTGCGCGTCTGTATAGCGAACTTCTCTTTGGCGCCATCGGCAACAGCAACCCGACGCTTGATCTCTCTGGGAACCGTGTTTTCCACACACTCGAGTACGGCCGAGTTCCCTATGATTTGCGCCAGGCGCTGTACTTTTCCAGCTGGTGGCTCAAGAAGAGTGCTCTTCCCTTGAAGGCCAGGGGCGCCTCTGCCCTGTACACGCTGCTTGCCGCCCCTGCGGACGTCTCGTCCAAGGTCGAGGCGGTCGAACTTGGCTTGAAGGAGTACTACGCCCTGAACCCGTACGCGCTGCAACCTGAGCGAGTCGATGCGCGAGTCACGGGCGAGATCGACAATGCACTTTGCACAGCCCTGGCGTCACCGACACTCCGCTTGCGTTCCCTACACGttggcggctgcagcaacaCCACTTTGCAGCTGATTTGGCAGCTT
It encodes the following:
- a CDS encoding conserved hypothetical protein (previous protein_id=AAZ09741.1) produces the protein MSNSNAGILKDVIGRSCPWWISRLLAETRVTESTLKLLTTSAQRLQLCGRLSRNGGNRALFSPLHIPHLHASTSIAEAQVIMTHGRRLRMVSRNNGDVKVHVDLSDFLSCSGTCLTEVEEEVERLAELTGRNSYTSPFWLTQPQLESHFRNALAGHSTGCPHAYSAHDCEVYENPNMFVELSCGTATTARYANLGEFRIHPYLQLSLISCISFLRVFSPINVQTRRAFDACVEWRLRWECQQSGCWCSVWGTVQDYASCGFATLDGAIGVDVFDALGNPLFLIHALCTTAPLDVYSRCYPYDSIVTSADTF
- a CDS encoding conserved hypothetical protein (previous protein_id=AAZ09742.1), whose translation is MQTMAKPATSDPERGFSDDGYSAFRRLLLIELSVLRRRYGLLSEDHHDGAGGHALPTSAAVRGAAPFSAFQTSSVDEETGVLCQSDRDAIEALFHSIDDFTREFNEGKGEVEREDIVSRIMRDIV
- a CDS encoding 40S ribosomal protein S19-like protein (previous protein_id=AAZ09743.1) → MTAPRNKIHRIGKRKGATLKDVSAWRWIKTAARHFKQEGKIFVPNCTEIMKSSHGRERAPQNPDWYYIRCAAVLRAIYLRPGVGYGGLSKRFGNKKNYGSRPEHTVTSSTGPLHWACKSLTKLGLVEPGAQSGQRLTRKGHKFADSLAFQVQIRKFGQSKA
- a CDS encoding conserved hypothetical protein (previous protein_id=AAZ09744.1), whose translation is MPHLRTLFRATAIGVVASALASAHYAQRAPALASSVFEGPDAGTADAVASMRLQDQAIPWEMECDDFRHGYQTNTVQLQILRLCAEYAASSGEKSPVIRIVGFFPGVPSKTVYEHLTNVTLRRGWDCNYTNFEQFSGECPSTLAEVDPLRRPLAAVAKMRPCCSGDVCTLVPDVAGVVLDDHGWFTHRVGGPLLRRFGLADRLFQYERLSYAYCFAESAAVMSKDATTASKMYDVLYSGSKRTREVASTAAPSLRAWLQANREAVPCAEVDMNFQHILLLPIADAEAQLFRNSDQLRSLCTMGSMFDMTSTKLVYNVWKDTQQRVLDGTVSSPGTLLVMSSANNVGIPALLPRWAQKTILSTMSHKAYGSLLKACREHTSHEDSV